One stretch of Pradoshia sp. D12 DNA includes these proteins:
- a CDS encoding ABC transporter ATP-binding protein → MDELKSITGKEQRAILFRLLSYAKPYKKRLIGAFFLLFLATVADITGPILVKIFIDDYLTPMNMQYKPIAILAIGYLILLFAKMFITYFQEFSFQLVALKIIQQLRVDVFSKVQSLGLRYFDKTPAGAIVSRITNDTEAIKDMFVTVIAAFISSGFFVIGTIIAMFILNVRLAVFCLFILPILYLLMRFYRKFSSVFYQELRERLSQLNANLNESLQGMSIIQVFRQQKRLKDEFEEINQKHYEAGMRNIKIDGLLLRPAIDLVYIFAIVLVLSYFGINSMNSVVEIGVLYAFVNYIDRFFEPVNQVMQRLSLYQQAIVAGSRVFAVLDEKELAPGAESIQTYKIELGVVEFKNVSFSYDGKRDVLKNISFKVNEGETVALVGHTGSGKSSIINLIMRFYEFNRGDILIDGKSIKSYSNEELRGKMGLVLQDAFLFYGSVRDNISLHDQTITDNEIEEAAKFVQAQSFIEKLPDKYNHLVVERGATFSSGQRQLIGFARTIVRDPKILILDEATANIDTETEEAIQKSLEKMRKGRTTIAIAHRLSTIQDANLILVLHQGQIVEQGTHQELLAKQGLYYKMYLLQNGIRSSFNKDVS, encoded by the coding sequence ATGGATGAACTTAAATCAATAACAGGAAAAGAACAGCGAGCAATTCTCTTCCGTCTCTTGTCCTATGCGAAACCATATAAAAAGAGATTAATAGGAGCATTTTTCTTATTATTTCTTGCGACAGTGGCTGACATCACAGGACCTATTTTAGTGAAGATATTCATTGATGATTATTTAACGCCAATGAATATGCAGTATAAGCCAATAGCTATTTTGGCAATCGGGTATTTGATACTCCTGTTTGCTAAAATGTTTATTACTTATTTTCAAGAGTTTTCGTTCCAGCTTGTCGCTTTAAAAATTATTCAGCAGCTTAGGGTTGATGTTTTCAGTAAAGTACAAAGCCTTGGATTGAGATATTTTGATAAAACACCAGCAGGAGCAATTGTATCCAGGATTACTAATGATACAGAAGCAATTAAGGATATGTTTGTGACTGTGATTGCAGCTTTTATATCCAGTGGATTTTTCGTGATAGGGACGATTATTGCGATGTTTATTTTGAACGTTAGGCTTGCTGTGTTTTGTTTATTCATCCTGCCCATTTTATATTTGCTTATGAGATTTTATCGTAAATTCAGCAGTGTTTTTTATCAAGAACTCAGGGAAAGGCTAAGCCAGTTGAACGCCAATTTAAATGAATCTCTCCAGGGGATGTCTATAATTCAGGTGTTTCGCCAGCAGAAACGCTTAAAGGATGAGTTTGAGGAGATTAATCAAAAACATTATGAAGCAGGAATGAGGAATATTAAGATAGATGGGTTATTGCTAAGGCCAGCGATAGATCTAGTATATATATTTGCGATTGTTCTTGTGCTCAGTTACTTTGGGATCAACTCGATGAATTCAGTAGTTGAAATAGGTGTTTTGTATGCGTTTGTAAACTATATTGATCGTTTTTTTGAACCAGTTAACCAAGTGATGCAAAGATTATCCTTATATCAGCAGGCAATTGTGGCTGGATCAAGAGTATTTGCTGTTTTGGATGAAAAAGAGTTAGCCCCCGGGGCAGAGAGCATTCAAACGTATAAAATCGAGCTGGGTGTCGTTGAATTTAAAAATGTTAGTTTTTCTTATGATGGAAAGAGAGATGTACTAAAAAACATCTCCTTTAAAGTCAATGAGGGCGAAACAGTTGCACTTGTTGGACATACGGGTAGTGGAAAAAGTTCTATCATAAATTTGATCATGCGTTTCTATGAATTTAATAGAGGAGATATATTAATTGATGGGAAATCCATCAAAAGTTATTCAAATGAAGAACTGCGGGGGAAGATGGGGCTTGTATTACAGGATGCTTTCTTATTCTATGGGTCTGTTAGAGATAATATCAGTTTGCATGATCAAACAATAACGGACAATGAAATAGAAGAGGCAGCTAAATTTGTTCAGGCGCAATCCTTCATTGAAAAGCTACCTGATAAATATAATCATTTAGTAGTGGAGCGGGGAGCAACATTTTCGAGCGGTCAAAGGCAGTTGATTGGCTTCGCGCGAACAATCGTGAGAGATCCTAAAATTCTTATTCTTGATGAAGCGACTGCCAATATTGATACAGAAACTGAAGAGGCTATTCAAAAAAGCCTGGAAAAAATGAGAAAGGGCAGAACGACAATTGCAATTGCCCACCGTCTTTCCACAATCCAAGATGCTAACCTTATACTTGTTTTGCATCAAGGCCAAATTGTTGAACAGGGAACACATCAGGAACTGCTGGCTAAGCAAGGGCTTTATTATAAAATGTATTTACTTCAAAATGGTATCCGTTCAAGTTTCAACAAAGATGTAAGCTGA
- a CDS encoding aspartyl-phosphate phosphatase Spo0E family protein, translated as MDNQELLDKIEIKRAELVTIVSQNGLSSQTTIQYSQELDHLLNNYQPEKTYNRSKISC; from the coding sequence ATGGATAATCAAGAGTTGTTAGATAAAATAGAAATCAAGCGTGCAGAACTAGTTACTATCGTCTCTCAGAATGGATTATCATCTCAAACAACCATTCAATATAGCCAGGAACTCGATCATCTGTTAAACAACTATCAACCTGAAAAAACATACAATAGATCAAAAATATCATGTTAA
- a CDS encoding cytochrome c biogenesis CcdA family protein, whose amino-acid sequence MGDINIFLAFGAGFLSFISPCCLPLYPAFLSYITGMSVGELKNDNAMMHKRSLLHTFFFLIGFSIIFIALGFSASYIGTFFENYGDIIRQLGAILIVFFGLIIIGFFQPKFLMKEHRFEFKNRPGGYIGSILIGIAFAAGWTPCTGPILMVVIGMTGTNPESGMFYMLAYILGFAIPFFIMSFFIGKLSWIKRNSDKVMKAGGMLMILMGIVLFFDWMTKISSYFIALFGGWSGF is encoded by the coding sequence TTGGGTGATATTAATATATTTTTGGCATTCGGAGCAGGTTTCCTCAGCTTTATATCTCCATGCTGTCTTCCGCTTTATCCGGCCTTTCTTTCATATATAACAGGAATGTCGGTTGGAGAATTAAAAAATGATAACGCGATGATGCATAAAAGGAGTCTATTACATACTTTCTTTTTCTTAATTGGATTTTCCATTATTTTTATAGCACTGGGATTCAGTGCATCTTATATTGGAACCTTCTTTGAAAACTATGGGGATATTATCCGGCAATTAGGTGCTATTCTTATAGTCTTTTTTGGCTTAATTATAATTGGCTTCTTTCAACCGAAGTTTCTTATGAAAGAACACCGTTTTGAATTTAAAAATCGTCCGGGTGGTTATATCGGATCAATTTTAATAGGAATTGCCTTTGCAGCAGGATGGACTCCATGTACTGGACCTATTTTAATGGTTGTCATTGGGATGACCGGAACCAACCCGGAATCTGGTATGTTCTACATGTTAGCTTATATTTTAGGATTTGCTATTCCGTTTTTTATTATGTCTTTTTTTATTGGGAAATTAAGCTGGATCAAACGTAACTCGGATAAAGTTATGAAGGCAGGCGGAATGTTAATGATTCTGATGGGAATCGTTTTGTTTTTTGATTGGATGACCAAAATAAGCTCCTATTTTATCGCTTTATTCGGAGGATGGAGTGGTTTTTAA
- a CDS encoding response regulator, whose product MANILIVDDAKFMRLTLAAILKKGNHHIVGEAESGIEAIDLYEKYKPDLVTMDVTMPLMSGLEATKVIKGKYPDAKIIMCSAMGQQKIVRESIEAGAKDFIIKPFEEIRVIDAVKRVLD is encoded by the coding sequence ATGGCTAATATTCTAATAGTGGATGATGCAAAGTTTATGCGGTTGACGTTGGCAGCTATCCTTAAAAAAGGAAATCATCACATTGTTGGAGAAGCAGAATCAGGTATAGAGGCAATTGATCTATATGAAAAGTATAAGCCTGATTTGGTTACTATGGATGTAACGATGCCATTAATGAGTGGATTAGAGGCGACCAAAGTAATTAAGGGTAAATACCCGGATGCCAAAATTATTATGTGTTCGGCAATGGGTCAGCAAAAGATTGTCAGAGAATCTATAGAAGCGGGTGCAAAAGACTTTATTATAAAACCATTTGAAGAGATAAGGGTAATAGATGCGGTCAAGCGTGTCTTGGATTAA
- a CDS encoding CcdC family protein, translated as MMFAVSTILAVIMGLFVFAVRMKASQKPASIKKIILPPFFMSTGALMYVFPYFRLTGMEILEAIILGMFFSIFLIKTSKFEIKDKQIYMKRSKAFGIVLIGLILIRTILKVFLSSSIDLGETGGMFWLLAFSMIVPWRIAMYMQYKKFENILNDTQAGNNPVTSV; from the coding sequence ATGATGTTTGCAGTATCTACAATACTTGCAGTGATAATGGGACTTTTTGTTTTTGCAGTAAGGATGAAGGCATCTCAAAAACCGGCTTCTATCAAAAAGATTATATTGCCGCCGTTTTTTATGAGTACCGGTGCACTTATGTATGTATTCCCATATTTTCGGTTAACTGGAATGGAAATACTCGAGGCAATCATACTGGGCATGTTTTTTTCCATATTTTTAATAAAGACATCCAAATTTGAAATTAAAGATAAACAAATATATATGAAACGGTCGAAAGCTTTTGGAATTGTCCTTATAGGACTCATTTTAATCAGAACCATCCTTAAGGTATTTTTAAGTTCATCAATTGATTTGGGTGAAACAGGAGGAATGTTCTGGCTATTGGCTTTTTCAATGATTGTGCCATGGAGAATAGCGATGTATATGCAATATAAGAAGTTTGAGAACATCTTAAATGATACACAGGCAGGTAATAATCCGGTTACTTCCGTATAA
- a CDS encoding AAA family ATPase — protein sequence MKEKIHILGASGSGTSTLGSSLSKVLPHTHLDTDDYFWTTKFTKQREVPKRREMLEKDLLLNENWILSGAVCGWGDNFKSYFDLVIFLWVPQDIRLERLKQREYERYGSQILTGGSKYEQSKTFLEWASLYDSAGMKVRSKKLHEHWMADLSCPVLKIEGDYSVNERVDIVLDYLNTN from the coding sequence ATGAAAGAAAAAATACACATATTGGGAGCCTCTGGTTCTGGTACTTCAACGCTCGGTTCTTCATTATCAAAGGTCTTACCTCATACACATCTTGATACTGATGACTACTTTTGGACAACTAAATTTACTAAACAAAGAGAAGTACCTAAAAGAAGAGAAATGCTTGAAAAAGATTTATTACTTAATGAAAACTGGATTCTTTCTGGTGCAGTGTGTGGTTGGGGTGATAACTTTAAAAGTTATTTTGACCTTGTTATATTCTTATGGGTTCCGCAAGATATAAGGCTTGAAAGGTTAAAGCAGAGGGAATATGAGCGTTATGGAAGTCAAATATTAACTGGCGGAAGCAAATATGAACAATCGAAAACTTTTTTAGAGTGGGCTTCTCTTTATGATAGTGCGGGAATGAAAGTTAGAAGTAAAAAATTGCACGAGCATTGGATGGCAGACTTATCTTGTCCAGTATTAAAAATTGAAGGGGATTATTCAGTCAATGAAAGAGTTGATATTGTCTTAGATTATCTAAATACTAATTGA
- a CDS encoding DUF3953 domain-containing protein, with protein MLKTLRIILSIGVLALAFFGLITKNFEYMPYLMMVLSFFILTTGLIELQKDKKAFWGYMSIGVSGFVFYVSIQGFLLS; from the coding sequence ATGCTAAAAACATTAAGAATTATTTTATCGATAGGTGTTCTTGCATTAGCGTTTTTTGGTCTAATAACTAAGAACTTTGAGTATATGCCTTATTTAATGATGGTACTAAGTTTTTTCATATTGACTACGGGACTAATTGAGCTTCAAAAAGATAAAAAAGCATTTTGGGGTTATATGTCTATTGGTGTTTCTGGTTTTGTTTTTTATGTTTCAATTCAGGGATTCTTATTGAGTTAA
- the rsgA gene encoding ribosome small subunit-dependent GTPase A, which produces MKLNNIDMKNLGLTEEFIQESTIYKDLFIGRVSSQSKNLYKVITESGEVVAEISGKYRYNVTGISEYPAVGDFVMIDRTNNSKGNGIIHHILSRKSVFGRKMVGTKKDIQIVATNIDTVFICMSLNNDYNLRRLERYLSIAWDSGANPVVVLTKSDLCDDIASRLDEIYSIAIGIDVIVTTNTSDEGCQSLKKYLSNGKSVAFIGSSGVGKSTLINCLIGQNLLDTNEIRNDDKGKHTTTSRELIMLQNLGVVIDTPGMRELGIISADLTKSFSDIEDLANDCKFNDCTHQHEPNCAVQKAMKDGFLSIERLESYWKLKKETKYQGLNSKMIEKEKANEMFSSIGGMKNFKKFKEQNRKKRR; this is translated from the coding sequence ATGAAATTGAATAATATTGATATGAAAAATTTAGGACTTACTGAAGAATTCATACAGGAGTCTACAATATATAAAGACCTTTTTATTGGGCGAGTTTCATCACAATCTAAAAATTTATATAAGGTGATTACAGAAAGTGGTGAGGTTGTTGCTGAGATATCCGGTAAGTATCGCTATAATGTAACAGGAATTTCTGAATATCCTGCTGTTGGAGATTTTGTTATGATCGACAGAACAAATAATTCAAAGGGGAACGGAATTATTCATCATATACTTTCACGAAAAAGCGTATTTGGACGTAAAATGGTAGGAACCAAAAAAGATATTCAGATTGTCGCTACAAATATTGATACGGTTTTTATTTGTATGTCACTGAACAATGATTATAATCTGCGTAGACTAGAGCGTTATCTTTCTATCGCTTGGGACAGTGGTGCAAACCCAGTTGTTGTACTTACAAAGTCAGATTTATGTGATGATATAGCATCAAGACTTGATGAAATATATTCTATTGCAATTGGTATAGATGTGATTGTTACAACAAATACTTCTGATGAAGGATGCCAATCTTTAAAAAAGTATCTTTCAAATGGGAAGTCAGTAGCGTTTATAGGTTCATCTGGAGTTGGGAAATCAACCTTAATTAATTGCCTTATCGGCCAAAACTTATTAGATACAAATGAAATAAGGAATGATGATAAAGGCAAACATACTACTACAAGCCGTGAATTAATTATGTTGCAAAATTTAGGTGTTGTTATAGACACTCCTGGTATGAGAGAGCTTGGAATTATAAGTGCAGATTTAACCAAGTCTTTTTCTGATATTGAAGACCTTGCTAATGATTGTAAATTTAATGATTGTACACACCAACATGAGCCAAACTGTGCAGTACAAAAAGCAATGAAAGATGGATTTTTGTCAATTGAAAGGCTAGAAAGCTACTGGAAACTAAAAAAAGAGACTAAGTATCAAGGTTTGAATTCTAAAATGATTGAAAAAGAAAAGGCAAATGAAATGTTTAGTAGCATAGGCGGCATGAAAAATTTCAAGAAATTTAAAGAACAAAATAGAAAGAAAAGAAGATGA
- a CDS encoding calcium-translocating P-type ATPase, PMCA-type, with translation MNNPHMKKLDDIEKEYRTNSKLGLSDAQVAEHQAKYGLNQLKGKKQKSLVQRFFEQFKDIMVLILIIAAAVSFFVALKGHDTKEYIEPVVILSIVILNAVLGVVQENKAERSLEALQNLSSPRAKVIRNGKLTEIEASQIVPGDLIEFEAGDFIPADGRLVDAASLKIEESALTGESVPVEKDQNATVNEDAPLGDRVNMVFSGSSVSYGRGKAIITGTGMDTQMGKIAELLESADQGQTPLQQKLGKLGKYLGLLALAISIVIFAIGFFSGMPILEIFMTAVSLAVAAIPEGLPAIVTVVLALGVQRMVKRNAIIRRLPAVETLGSASVICSDKTGTLTQNKMTVIKAWVKGEPEDITDHVSGPIKSLLRLGSLASNGTVEIVDGEEKHIGDPTETAILSAALKNQMTKESLHEAAPRVGEIPFDSDRKLMTTIHVIEGKPYALTKGAFDVLMNRCKTGDFEAAKRINNQMTDEAMRVIAVAFKELDSVPDHPNSDEIEHDLHFVGLLGMIDPPRAEAKDAVQVCKRAGIRPVMITGDHIGTANAIAKELGILNAGQKSLSGAELEKMSDQALNDSIDEYSVYARVSPEDKIRIVRAWQQKGAIVSMTGDGVNDAPALKAADIGCAMGITGTDVAKGASDMILTDDNFATIVDAVKEGRGTYDNIRKAIQFLLGTNMGEIFIVFIAMIIWQQTPLLAIHLLWLNLVTDGLPALALGMEPVEEDIMKRRPKPKAEGIFAGGLLYRIVLQGLMFAVLSLIGFYLAGVNLNSLGAAQTMAFLVLSLSQLFHVLNVRTTKSIFQSDIRENKYMILALLASLLLIVAIVFIPPLAYIFEVTPLPSEYYLIALGLGFVPIIVIEIEKLIRRTKTT, from the coding sequence ATGAATAATCCACATATGAAAAAACTCGATGATATCGAAAAGGAATATCGGACAAATAGTAAGCTTGGCTTAAGCGACGCACAAGTAGCGGAACACCAAGCGAAATACGGACTTAATCAATTAAAAGGAAAGAAACAGAAGTCGCTCGTCCAACGTTTTTTTGAACAATTTAAGGATATCATGGTCTTGATTCTAATCATCGCGGCTGCGGTTTCCTTTTTCGTCGCCCTTAAAGGCCATGATACAAAGGAATATATTGAACCAGTTGTTATTTTAAGTATTGTTATATTGAATGCTGTACTTGGAGTTGTTCAGGAGAATAAGGCGGAAAGATCACTCGAGGCACTACAGAACCTTTCCTCTCCACGGGCAAAAGTCATCCGTAATGGAAAATTAACCGAGATTGAAGCAAGCCAGATTGTGCCTGGTGATCTAATCGAATTTGAAGCTGGTGATTTCATTCCGGCTGATGGAAGATTAGTTGATGCAGCTTCCTTGAAAATTGAGGAGTCAGCTTTAACTGGAGAGTCCGTTCCAGTTGAAAAGGATCAGAATGCAACAGTTAATGAGGATGCACCCCTTGGAGATCGAGTGAATATGGTTTTTTCAGGCAGCAGTGTTTCCTATGGTCGCGGAAAAGCAATTATAACTGGAACCGGAATGGATACACAAATGGGCAAGATTGCCGAATTGCTTGAATCAGCTGACCAAGGTCAGACACCTCTGCAACAAAAACTAGGCAAGCTAGGAAAGTACCTCGGCTTGCTGGCGCTTGCCATCAGTATTGTAATCTTTGCTATCGGATTCTTCTCTGGAATGCCGATACTCGAGATATTTATGACTGCAGTATCCTTAGCAGTCGCTGCTATTCCAGAAGGTTTGCCAGCAATTGTCACAGTCGTTTTAGCACTCGGCGTCCAGCGAATGGTCAAAAGAAATGCTATAATCCGCAGGCTTCCAGCAGTTGAAACTTTAGGAAGTGCCTCTGTTATTTGCTCTGATAAAACAGGTACACTTACACAGAATAAAATGACAGTCATCAAAGCCTGGGTTAAAGGTGAACCAGAAGATATAACTGACCATGTTTCCGGTCCAATTAAATCCTTGCTTCGCCTTGGTTCACTTGCATCAAATGGGACCGTTGAAATCGTAGATGGAGAAGAAAAGCACATCGGCGATCCAACAGAGACTGCTATCCTTTCAGCAGCGCTTAAGAATCAAATGACAAAAGAAAGCCTCCATGAAGCAGCACCCCGTGTTGGTGAGATTCCTTTTGATTCTGACAGAAAGCTAATGACAACCATCCATGTAATAGAAGGAAAACCTTATGCATTAACAAAAGGTGCTTTTGATGTATTGATGAACCGTTGTAAAACTGGTGATTTTGAAGCTGCCAAGAGAATTAACAACCAAATGACGGATGAAGCTATGCGTGTTATCGCTGTTGCTTTTAAGGAACTTGACAGTGTTCCTGATCACCCTAATAGCGATGAGATTGAGCATGATTTGCACTTTGTCGGCTTGCTTGGAATGATTGATCCTCCACGTGCAGAAGCTAAGGATGCCGTACAGGTTTGTAAAAGAGCTGGTATACGCCCGGTTATGATCACAGGTGACCATATTGGAACAGCAAATGCCATTGCCAAAGAACTCGGTATATTAAATGCCGGACAAAAGTCTCTTAGTGGTGCAGAACTTGAAAAAATGAGCGATCAAGCATTAAATGACTCAATCGATGAGTACTCTGTTTATGCACGTGTGTCACCGGAAGATAAAATACGGATTGTCCGCGCCTGGCAGCAAAAAGGTGCAATCGTATCAATGACAGGTGACGGGGTTAATGATGCTCCTGCCTTGAAGGCAGCTGATATCGGTTGCGCGATGGGTATAACGGGGACGGATGTCGCGAAAGGAGCATCAGATATGATCTTGACGGATGATAATTTTGCGACAATTGTCGATGCAGTAAAAGAAGGTCGCGGTACCTATGATAATATCCGCAAAGCCATTCAATTCCTGCTTGGCACTAATATGGGTGAGATATTTATTGTTTTCATTGCCATGATTATTTGGCAACAAACACCGCTCCTTGCCATCCATCTTTTGTGGCTGAACTTAGTGACAGACGGACTTCCTGCACTCGCTCTTGGAATGGAACCTGTTGAAGAAGATATTATGAAGAGGAGACCGAAGCCAAAAGCAGAAGGAATTTTTGCAGGTGGGCTCCTTTACCGGATTGTCCTTCAGGGGTTGATGTTTGCTGTACTTTCCTTAATCGGCTTTTATCTGGCAGGAGTCAATCTGAACTCATTAGGCGCTGCCCAAACAATGGCTTTTCTAGTTTTATCACTTTCGCAGCTCTTTCATGTTCTAAATGTAAGAACAACCAAATCTATTTTCCAATCCGATATTCGTGAAAATAAATATATGATTCTTGCCCTGCTTGCTTCACTTTTACTTATAGTTGCGATTGTATTTATACCACCGCTTGCTTATATTTTCGAGGTAACTCCTCTTCCTTCTGAATACTATCTGATCGCGCTTGGACTTGGATTTGTTCCAATCATTGTAATTGAGATTGAAAAACTGATCAGAAGAACTAAGACAACCTAA